A single genomic interval of Saccharomyces eubayanus strain FM1318 chromosome IV, whole genome shotgun sequence harbors:
- the REG2 gene encoding protein phosphatase regulator REG2, with the protein MTLSNCASLDNLFYDPPEEEQNSKFIEAVRISMSKSNMGPPPVEANGKYCLRKVKSLNAKQWKINKKKYSSLPAATRKKKNFDFYKQRNLILNLNLWKFIKFINFNGKNNYDKNNKHVKHLSKTVKNDGMSPFQKAKKIDNDRRLENIFWRSWFKAHKKKDAADCQQERHIRFNDNVEQCIITNEHFIQKLPSTQLNSSDDEDPGFQLGFEPSSGYSNSKRVFYDYNRVYVASDTATAVATAIINTSNEDPQHKHDIRDVPSNILPQEEEADLSSVLRVDPNLNLSNISHHSSASSSSSSGHSTFIFESETETDTDTDTDTDTDTTNDTIPTVLL; encoded by the coding sequence ATGACATTGAGTAATTGTGCGTCCCTGGATAATTTATTCTACGATCCgccagaagaagaacagaaCAGCAAGTTTATCGAAGCTGTGAGAATCTCGATGAGTAAAAGCAATATGGGTCCTCCTCCTGTTGAGGCGAACGGGAAGTACTGTCTAAGAAAGGTAAAGTCTTTGAATGCCAAACAatggaaaataaacaagaaaaaatatagttCACTGCCGGCGGCCAccaggaagaagaagaatttcgATTTCTATAAACAGCGAAACTTAATCTTGAATTTAAATTTATGGAAATTCATCAAGTTCATCAATTTTAACGGTAAAAATAATTACGATAAGAACAACAAGCATGTGAAGCACTTGAGTAAGACAGTAAAAAACGACGGTATGTcaccttttcaaaaagccAAGAAAATCGACAACGATAGAAGACtggaaaatattttctGGAGGAGCTGGTTCAAGGcgcataaaaaaaaggacgCTGCAGACTGCCAACAGGAGAGACACATTAGGTTCAACGATAACGTTGAACAGTGTATCATCACCAATGAGCACTTCATACAAAAGCTACCCTCCACACAGTTGAATTCGTCCGATGACGAAGATCCGGGTTTTCAACTCGGGTTCGAACCCAGCTCTGGTTACAGCAATAGTAAGCGAGTCTTCTACGACTATAACCGTGTCTACGTTGCCAGTGATACTGCGACCGCTGTGGCTACTGCTATTATCAATACTAGCAACGAAGACCCCCAGCACAAGCACGATATCCGTGACGTGCCAAGTAATATCTTGCcgcaagaagaagaagcagacCTAAGCAGTGTGCTTCGGGTCGACCCCAATCTCAACTTGTCCAACATAAGCCACCATTCCTCCGCATCTTCCTCGTCCAGTTCAGGCCATTCGACGTTTATCTTCGAGTCGGAAACTGAAACGGATACAGACACGGACACGGACACGGACACGGACACTACAAATGACACGATACCCACCGTGCTCTTATAA
- the RFS1 gene encoding flavodoxin-like fold family protein, giving the protein MPKVAILIYSVDDTIATLAENEKKGIEIAGGKAEIFQVPDVSSSSSSDKEQDDDEGKVKKTNADFSYKILTRETLVEHDYYLFGIPAKFGNFPVEWKTFWDSNTGGLWAKGSLHGKIAGLFVSGAISGKGDTEMCIMNAMSTLVHHGIIYVPLGYKNAYKELTDTDDVNGSCAWGAGCVSGVDGDRPPSVSELKVHQLQGRAFYERIRDL; this is encoded by the coding sequence ATGCCAAAAGTTGCTATCTTAATTTACTCAGTGGACGACACAATTGCTACGTTAGCAGAGAATGAGAAAAAGGGTATCGAGATAGCCGGAGGTAAGGCTGAAATCTTTCAAGTGCCAGATGtaagcagcagcagcagcagcgaTAAAGAACAAGACGACGACGAGGGGAAAGTCAAAAAGACAAACGCTGATTTCAGCTACAAGATCCTAACTAGAGAAACGTTGGTTGAACACGATTACTACCTGTTTGGAATCCCCGCCAAGTTCGGTAACTTCCCCGTGGAGTGGAAAACCTTCTGGGACTCCAACACAGGCGGCCTTTGGGCCAAGGGCTCGCTCCATGGCAAGATAGCCGGCCTGTTTGTTTCGGGCGCAATAAGCGGTAAGGGGGACACAGAGATGTGCATCATGAACGCAATGAGCACCCTGGTCCACCACGGTATCATCTACGTTCCACTGGGATACAAGAACGCGTACAAGGAACTAACAGACACTGATGATGTCAATGGGTCGTGTGCTTGGGGGGCTGGATGCGTCTCTGGCGTGGACGGTGACAGACCTCCCAGCGTGTCAGAGTTGAAAGTTCATCAACTCCAAGGGAGAGCATTCTACGAAAGAATCAGAGACTTGTAA
- a CDS encoding regucalcin, with protein sequence MSSGSSFEEVALGGLKPYFQVPGAIHSEGITFVKETNTLLWVDIFKSEVHKVEDIEHPESSHSSFSVTRANYSKDSSVEYPPNPEDLKESVGCIFPLFSGASQDEIEQVLFGSKFGIGRLDFTNGEWEYLILYSQCSDLSSDRAYKLRSNDGNVSPDGKYLYVGLMSDFPFKLEPIGCILRVDLLAQEVELVWNCMLIPNAIHWDKSDEKSMYVTDSLNFTIWKCPGGDLLKREELIDVKNSNNQSFESPEPDGSAIWFSKDGKHSGYLFIAVWSTCKVQMFDLANGKLLKEFILPKSTPRVSCCCFVGKDLFVTTANAKINDAVGFNFDKIGGCIYRIPNVLDGNVPLESTKPQPRY encoded by the coding sequence ATGAGTAGCGGTAGTAGTTTTGAAGAGGTCGCGTTGGGTGGTTTAAAACCTTACTTTCAAGTCCCTGGGGCTATACACAGTGAAGGAATAACTTTTGTGAAGGAAACCAATACGTTGTTATGGGTCGATATCTTTAAAAGTGAGGTTCATAAGGTGGAAGACATCGAACACCCCGAGAGTAgccattcttctttttctgttacGCGGGCGAACTATTCCAAGGACTCGTCGGTTGAGTATCCTCCCAATCCGGAAGATTTGAAGGAATCTGTTGGTTGTATCTTCCCATTATTCAGTGGGGCCTCCCAAGATGAAATTGAGCAAGTTTTGTTTGGTAGTAAATTCGGCATCGGTCGGTTGGACTTTACCAACGGCGAATGGGAATACCTGATTTTGTATTCTCAGTGTTCTGATTTGAGCTCAGACAGAGCATATAAGCTAAGATCTAACGACGGGAACGTTTCTCCAGACGGGAAATATCTGTATGTAGGCCTAATGAGCGATTTTCCATTTAAATTGGAGCCGATTGGGTGCATTCTCCGTGTTGATCTATTGGCCCAGGAGGTAGAGCTGGTGTGGAACTGTATGTTGATTCCTAATGCCATTCATTGGGATAAGAGTGATGAAAAGTCAATGTACGTGACGGATTCTTTGAACTTCACGATTTGGAAGTGCCCTGGCGGTGACTTACTAAAACGAGAGGAATTGATTGACGTAAAGAACTCTAACAATCAATCGTTTGAATCGCCTGAGCCCGATGGAAGCGCTATTTGGTTCAGCAAAGATGGCAAGCATTCCGGGTACCTGTTTATCGCCGTCTGGTCCACTTGTAAAGTACAGATGTTTGACCTGGCTAACGGGAAACTGCTCAAGGAGTTCATTTTGCCAAAGTCAACGCCGAGAGTCtcatgttgttgttttgtcGGTAAAGATCTGTTTGTGACGACAGCCAACGCAAAAATCAACGACGCTGTGGGCTTCAATTTCGATAAGATCGGTGGTTGCATCTATAGAATCCCCAACGTGCTAGACGGGAATGTCCCTTTGGAGTCTACAAAGCCGCAACCACGCTACTAA
- the YRO2 gene encoding Yro2p, producing the protein MSDYVELLKRGGNEAIKINPPTGADFHITSRGSDWFFTVFCINLLFGIVLIPLMFRKPVKDRFVYYTAIAPNLFMSVAYFTMASNLGWIPVRAKYNHVQTSTQKEHPGYRQIFYARYVGWFLAFPWPIIQMSLLGGTPLWQIAFNVGMTEVFTVCWLIAACVHSTYKWGYYTIGLGAAIVVCISLMTTTFNLVKAKGKDIANVFITFMSVIMLLWLIAYPTCFGITDGGNVLQPDSAGVFFGIIDLLILSVLPVLFMPLASYLGLERLGLIIDEEAEHVGPVAERKMPSPASFKSSDSDSSLKEKLKLKKKHKKDKKKAKKAKKAKEAKKVEEEEEDDAATDSE; encoded by the coding sequence ATGTCTGATTACGTCGAACTATTAAAAAGAGGTGGTAACGAAGCCATAAAAATTAATCCCCCAACCGGTGCCGATTTCCACATCACGTCCCGTGGTTCAGATTGGTTTTTTACCGTCTTTTGTATTAATTTACTATTTGGAATAGTCCTAATCCCACTGATGTTCAGGAAGCCAGTTAAGGATAGATTCGTATACTATACCGCGATCGCCCCAAATTTATTCATGTCTGTTGCTTATTTTACCATGGCTTCTAACTTGGGTTGGATTCCAGTTAGAGCTAAATACAACCATGTTCAAACTTCTACTCAAAAGGAACATCCAGGTTACAGACAAATTTTCTATGCTAGATACGTCGGTTGGTTTTTGGCTTTTCCATGGCCAATTATTCAAATGTCTTTGTTAGGTGGTACTCCATTATGGCAAATCGCATTCAATGTTGGTATGACCGAAGTCTTCACCGTCTGTTGGTTGATTGCCGCTTGTGTCCACTCCACTTACAAATGGGGTTACTACACTATCGGCCTTGGTGCTGCCATTGTCGTTTGTATTAGTTTGATGACCACTACGTTCAACTTGGTCAAGGCTAAGGGTAAGGATATCGCCAATGTTTTCATTACATTCATGAGTGTTATTATGCTTTTGTGGTTGATTGCCTACCCAACCTGTTTCGGTATCACTGATGGTGGTAACGTTTTACAACCTGATTCTGCCGGTGTCTTTTTCGGTATTATCGACTTATTGATTTTATCCGTCTTGCCAGTTCTTTTCATGCCATTGGCTAGCTATCTGGGTCTTGAAAGATTAGGTTTAATCATTGACGAAGAAGCTGAACATGTCGGCCCAGTTgcagaaaggaaaatgcCATCCCCAGCttcattcaaatcatcTGATTCTGACTCCAGCCTTaaggaaaaattaaagctaaagaagaagcacaAGAAGGACAAAAAGAAGGCTAAGAAGGCCAAGAAGGCCAAAGAGGCCAAGAAGGtcgaagaagaggaggaagatgatGCAGCCACTGATTCTGAATAG
- the PRP6 gene encoding U4/U6-U5 snRNP complex subunit PRP6 produces the protein MEKPSFLDQEPPAGYVPGIGRGATGFSTKEKRRVFDDNGGRKIPKRYREDISSNQERQTENDEDEEAAKVFEKLELKLAQKKKKRNNGNNDNDEADGSAVKTQFADLKESLTTVTEDEWMNIPDATDFTRRNKRNRIQEQLNRKTYAAPDSLIQGNVDLNKLTEEREKLLQSQIDANISEITKNAIGQVQANKSSTATNTLSYLKDLEDDRANSISDAALEDLQKMRTILKSYRKADSTNPQGWIASARLEEKARKFSVAKKLIENGCQECPKNPDVWLENIRLHASDVHYCKTLVATAIKFNATSPSLWFKAIDLESTTINKYRVVRKALQELPRDEQLWKLAISFETEKMQALKILEKATRLIPQSMDLLTAYINLQNYDDAKKTLNCSRKALPQEPEIWVLAALLEEGNNPNVGVNRLVDLLKKGLSELSKNGYKITLSTWFDRAEALSDTPNSKLTCEAIVYALMELLKESTGDSDELKNVDETLEKMADSMVKIAVLKKLIQWDPCDIALWSRLKTVAENQNEIEQFLVFFQELLFSSKDSDYTRSVIIEESPSLFMMYVHEYWRAHKGDIEQTLNVVDQIIGFVPNHLDVRFFKIKLLGQSSQFDKMQEFFLQSFKALSDSHVNGIERLYYKYVNFLRYQGLTGQAIEILKEKCSSGFRNCHKFFLQLGQIYHSVGNIELARQTYLSGTREIPNCPLLWVSLSKIDEIDLKNPIRARSILDRGLLKNGNDALFYIAKVQMEIRLGNLDQAELLTIQALQHFPNDALVWVERIKLLNYGKKSSSRKTIFQDALKKTQNDHRVLLEIGISFYRETQYQTSLKWLERAMRKSPIYGDSWVWLFRTYAKLKKDPAELYKLFDQYEPIYGPEWIAVAKHVKTQYYTPRAILSHLIDKK, from the coding sequence ATGGAGAAACCATCCTTTTTGGACCAAGAGCCGCCGGCAGGTTACGTACCAGGTATTGGTCGTGGTGCTACAGGATTTTCAACCAAGGAAAAGAGAAGGGTCTTTGATGATAATGGAGGCAGAAAGATACCAAAACGATACCGCGAAGACATCAGCTCTAATCAAGAACGTCAAACTGAAAACGACGAAGATGAGGAAGCTGCAaaagtatttgaaaagcttGAGCTGAAATTagcacaaaaaaaaaagaaaagaaacaatggaaatAACGATAACGATGAAGCTGATGGCTCCGCTGTGAAAACGCAATTTGCAGACCTGAAAGAATCATTAACTACTGTAACTGAGGATGAATGGATGAACATTCCAGACGCTACTGATTTTACGAGACggaacaaaagaaatagaatCCAAGAGCAACTAAACAGAAAGACTTATGCTGCACCTGATTCACTAATACAGGGCAATGTTGATTTGAACAAATTAACCGAAGAACGTGAAAAATTGTTGCAATCTCAAATAGATGCAAACATTTCGGAAATAACCAAGAATGCTATCGGTCAGGTCCAAGCAAATAAATCGAGTACTGCTACTAATACGCTAAGctatttgaaagatttagaAGACGACAGAGCAAATTCTATCTCAGACGCAGCATTGGAAGATCTGCAGAAAATGCGGACTATTTTAAAGTCATACAGAAAGGCAGATTCAACAAATCCTCAGGGTTGGATAGCCTCTGCCAGACTAGAAGAGAAGGCCAGGAAGTTTTCAGTAGCGAAAAAACTGATCGAAAATGGTTGCCAAGAGTGTCCCAAAAATCCAGACGTTTGGCTAGAAAACATTAGGTTACACGCGTCTGACGTTCATTATTGTAAGACTTTAGTAGCAACAGCGATCAAGTTCAATGCGACATCCCCATCACTTTGGTTCAAAGCCATTGATTTAGAAAGCACGACCATTAACAAGTACAGGGTAGTAAGGAAAGCACTTCAAGAACTTCCTCGAGATGAACAGTTATGGAAATTGGCTATTAGTtttgaaactgaaaaaatgcaagcattgaaaattttagaaaagGCCACTCGTCTGATTCCACAAAGTATGGACCTTTTAACTGCGTATATTAACCTCCAAAACTATGATGATGCTAAGAAAACTTTGAATTGCAGTAGGAAGGCTTTACCACAGGAACCAGAGATTTGGGTCTTAGCTGCACTATTAGAAGAAGGTAACAATCCTAATGTAGGTGTGAATAGGTTGGTCGATTTACTGAAGAAGGGTTTATCAGaactttccaaaaatgGGTACAAAATAACTTTATCTACATGGTTCGATCGTGCAGAAGCTTTGAGTGATACGCCTAATTCAAAATTGACATGCGAGGCCATTGTTTATGCCTTGATGGAATTGCTTAAAGAAAGTACCGGTGATAgtgatgaattgaaaaacgtTGATGAAACACTGGAAAAGATGGCAGATTCAATGGTAAAAATTGCtgtcttgaaaaaacttaTTCAATGGGATCCTTGTGACATAGCGCTATGGTCTAGACTAAAGACTGTTGCTGAAAACCAGAATGAAATCGAGCAATTTTTAGTGTTCTTTCAagaattattattttcatccAAGGACAGTGATTATACGCGATCAGTCATTATAGAAGAAAGCCCCAGTTTGTTTATGATGTATGTGCACGAATATTGGAGGGCACATAAGGGAGATATCGAACAGACACTAAATGTAGTCGACCAAATTATAGGTTTTGTACCGAACCATTTAGACGTGCGCTTCTTTAAGATAAAACTTTTAGGCCAATCGTCacaatttgataaaatgCAAGAGTTCTTCCTTCAGTCTTTTAAAGCCTTAAGTGATTCCCATGTAAATGGCATAGAACGTTTGTATTATAAATACGTTAACTTTCTACGGTATCAAGGACTTACGGGCCAAGctattgaaattttgaaagaaaaatgttcaaGTGGTTTTCGTAATTGTCACAAGTTTTTCTTACAGCTGGGTCAAATTTACCATTCCGTCGGCAATATCGAGTTAGCTAGACAAACATATTTATCAGGGACAAGGGAAATCCCCAACTGTCCTTTGTTATGGGTATCGTTatcaaaaattgatgaaatagATCTCAAAAATCCAATAAGGGCAAGGTCCATTTTAGATAGAggacttttgaaaaacggTAATGACGCATTATTTTACATCGCGAAAGTTCAAATGGAGATAAGACTTGGAAACTTAGATCAGGCAGAGTTGCTCACAATTCAGGCATTACAACATTTTCCAAACGATGCACTAGTTTGGGTTGAACGAATCAAGTTGTTGAACTATGGGAAGAAAAGTTCATCGAGAAAgaccatttttcaagacgcattgaaaaaaacgcAAAATGACCATAGGgttcttttggaaattggAATATCTTTCTACAGAGAAACTCAGTATCAAACATCATTAAAATGGTTAGAAAGAGCAATGAGGAAATCCCCCATTTATGGGGACTCATGGGTTTGGTTATTCAGAACATACgcaaaattgaaaaaagatccCGCTGAGCTTTATAAGTTGTTTGACCAATATGAACCAATTTACGGGCCCGAATGGATAGCTGTTGCTAAACATGTAAAAACGCAATATTATACACCAAGAGCGATTCTATCGCACTTAAttgacaaaaaataa
- the MRX18 gene encoding 17-beta-hydroxysteroid dehydrogenase-like protein — MLSSLKNKFEHLKVSEKGGKEFSTTLPQLPSSKDLDKSTIYKYRYNYGVNLGALFVLEPWIFSKETVCTVDNKEYDCEFDAISHHLKKHSKEDVAKILSEHYKKYIDRIDWKWLSEDAHITALRIPIGYWHVENGKHLDSLPFAPLRNVYELAKPWEQLAGLIETAKKHNIGVLIDLHGLPGGANCDSHSGSKNCEAGFFQKEKYMTKMFKDILPAIVETMTLHNENVIGLQVVNEACFDNNAKGEKFYYSEAINTIEKLQPGLPVVISDGWWPQQWADWVKEKNFSETVVIDSHVYRCFSDSDKSKDANTIIKELPNTVNFPRDDADYTVGEFSGVLDGQTWDKTSGDRDSTVQKYVQAQASVFSHVASWGWFFWTLQFEYGDGGEWGLAPMMQRGNLPKRPHDDGFQIDKRKIDSIIQEHEGYWDGKGKNFEHWRFEDGLNTAVNDIIAFRKFDSSLIGRWHSWKSQRRAEYISAKKDSKFMWEWDQGYQRGLDEFNRY; from the coding sequence ATGTTAAGCTCactaaaaaacaaatttgaGCATTTAAAGGTTTCTGAAAAGGGAGGCAAAGAATTCTCTACAACCTTACCACAACTACCATCCTCGAAAGACCTCGATAAGTCGACCATTTATAAGTACCGTTACAATTATGGTGTAAATTTGGGTGCATTGTTTGTGTTAGAGCCAtggatattttcaaaagaaactgTGTGCACTGTGGACAATAAGGAATATGACTGTGAATTTGACGCAATTTCTCAccacttgaaaaaacattcCAAGGAAGATGTTGCGAAAATATTGAGTGAACATTATAAAAAGTACATCGATCGAATTGACTGGAAATGGCTGTCAGAAGATGCTCATATTACGGCATTAAGAATTCCAATTGGATATTGGCACGTCGAAAACGGGAAACATTTAGATTCGTTACCGTTCGCCCCACTGAGAAATGTTTATGAACTAGCAAAACCCTGGGAGCAACTTGCTGGATTAATCGAAACGGCCAAGAAACATAACATTGGTGTGTTAATCGATTTACATGGTCTGCCAGGGGGTGCGAATTGCGATTCACACAGTGGCTCCAAGAATTGCGAAGCCggatttttccaaaaggaaaaatacatGACCAAAATGTTCAAAGATATTCTACCGGCAATCGTTGAAACGATGACTTTGCATAATGAGAATGTTATCGGTCTTCAAGTGGTTAATGAAGCATGCTTTGATAACAATGCcaaaggtgaaaaattctaCTATTCAGAGGCCATCAACACCATTGAAAAGCTTCAGCCTGGTTTACCTGTGGTGATATCTGACGGTTGGTGGCCCCAACAATGGGCAGACTGggttaaagaaaagaatttcaGCGAGACGGTGGTCATCGATTCTCATGTATACCGCTGCTTTTCTGATTCTGATAAGTCCAAGGATGCCAACACGATTATAAAAGAGTTGCCTAACACTGTGAATTTCCCTCGTGATGATGCTGATTATACCGTCGGTGAATTTTCTGGTGTTCTTGATGGACAAACTTGGGACAAAACTTCAGGTGACAGGGACTCTACAGTGCAAAAGTACGTACAAGCTCAAGCAAGTGTCTTTTCTCATGTGGCGAGTTGGGGTTGGTTTTTTTGGACATTACAATTCGAGTATGGTGATGGGGGTGAATGGGGGTTAGCTCCCATGATGCAAAGAGGGAATCTACCAAAACGTCCTCACGATGATGGGTTCCAAATCgataaaaggaaaatagaCTCTATAATTCAAGAACATGAGGGTTATTGGGATGGTAAGGGTAAGAACTTCGAACACTGGAGATTCGAGGATGGTTTAAATACGGCCGTGAACGACATAATTGCTTTCAGAAAATTTGACAGTTCTTTAATTGGGAGATGGCATTCCTGGAAATCGCAAAGAAGAGCCGAATACATCTCTGCCAAGAAAGACAGTAAATTCATGTGGGAGTGGGATCAAGGCTACCAACGTGGATTAGACGAGTTCAATAGGTATTAA
- the MUM2 gene encoding Mum2p, whose translation MNYMTYDYDPQHSLETSFNNLAFHPHQQSQQQGLYEAGERNDARPGLMNPLGQSNKMNNTMIPQGSSANPLGGQHNLNSSANFNMPTSMNTYNYQNVPQAPARNAMNHNNIMSGATANDYWLDPMSNMSNNNKEANGNPNDSMSSMSNMTAKTSINSTAFKNSFVPFNHVATLPMTNVNSNETNSNKDERMETMEVKLQIKESQIESLENEIQKLKKIFNEGLNYKQNEYKYEKENSHIPQAFELPASLEVIFRKLSSSLHSKEKELADTKENLESILTALALNPTNSVTKYGRYDAESIAHKMVVRLENLTNENKEMAKMLAYGRSKETQIELQLSKKENLELREKIAFLETQLAMKIPSKENTGNNGN comes from the coding sequence atgaattacATGACTTACGATTATGATCCCCAACATTCTTTGGAAACGTCCTTTAATAATTTGGCGTTTCACCCGCATCAACAATCACAACAGCAAGGGTTATATGAAGCTGGAGAAAGGAATGATGCCAGGCCGGGACTAATGAACCCGTTAGGACAGTCCaataaaatgaataatACCATGATTCCTCAAGGTTCATCGGCTAATCCATTAGGAGGACAGCATAACTTGAATAGTTCGGCAAACTTCAACATGCCTACATCAATGAATACCTATAACTATCAGAATGTACCACAGGCGCCAGCTAGAAATGCTATGAACCACAATAACATCATGAGTGGGGCAACTGCTAACGATTATTGGCTGGATCCAATGAGTAATATGTCGAACAATAACAAAGAGGCCAACGGAAATCCCAACGACTCGATGTCTTCGATGTCCAATATGACTGCTAAAACTTCGATCAACAGCACGGCGTTCAAGAACTCATTTGTTCCTTTCAATCATGTAGCAACTCTTCCAATGACTAACGTAAACAGCAATGAGACGAATTCGAACAAAGACGAAAGAATGGAAACTATGGAAGTGAAACtacaaataaaagaaagccAAATTGAATCGCTAGAGaatgaaattcaaaaattaaagaaaatttttaacGAAGGCTTAAATTACAAACAGAACGAATACAAGtatgaaaaggaaaactcCCATATACCCCAAGCTTTTGAGTTGCCTGCTTCATTAGAAGTGATATTTAGAAAGctatcatcatcacttcattcaaaagagaaagagctAGCAGATACAAAGGAGAATTTAGAGAGTATATTGACTGCACTGGCTCTAAACCCAACAAATTCAGTGACCAAATATGGAAGATACGATGCAGAATCCATTGCTCACAAAATGGTGGTAAGGCTAGAGAATCTAaccaatgaaaacaaagaaatggCCAAGATGTTGGCCTATGGCAGGTCAAAAGAAACTCAAATCGAGCTACAGTTGtctaaaaaagaaaatctagAATTAAGGGAAAAGATAGCATTCTTAGAGACCCAGTTGGCTATGAAGATAccttcaaaagaaaatactgGTAATAATGGAAACTAA